In one window of Megalopta genalis isolate 19385.01 chromosome 4, iyMegGena1_principal, whole genome shotgun sequence DNA:
- the LOC117227714 gene encoding uncharacterized protein LOC117227714 isoform X2 encodes MDIVLRVEVASLTECEEQCSQSKSICNSFTFGVGAKGNGTCASSTRIPDLEDLVIDPDYDVYVKKRQSYPWCNAARSYGRFTVESADRSNTEGHDTPDRTDDSSSRKPIKPLSSTFFRTFSTPRLKSDYGKANHGFAGVDDPLVDRNGRFLPSDDNRRVLDILANRNQQKSSNNPFAVTCQRKLEPGKKTMELLVERVVDCESMQECRRACDRERTFDCKGFNYRHQANGSKSACELIATPYFRMNVDKDFLIDSRYDYYERNRNCMPFAGSDAEDTFLQRNRPTGAWPRIEQDNANGDSDLFRQQSLPTDFSRHRTMYPSMTSDQFIRDSFAKHEFGFRRTAASSWYGNERNSEGSPVLGNSFRDHVHDGFSNVKSTVFPDYRLDERSLQRDTFYARDNEHSSEKFYNYGSAFGYDDSYHVPAVAPSKDYGFGDTRDATPTGRRCFITYATGSKLGRHVLRKSCLARDPKQCEQLCLAETAFVCGSFAYRYNVLTTNPTDNCLFSDLSHKDISSYTDLEPDRDYNVFVLVEDPNVCYSKEETSHLPAEECFLRVRSGFGIPADIARKSTFAHNLGECQFACTMSQEFVCRSFVFVYATTRHRERGPERGRTDPNCFLSDWPSGNIDPVDMPDMDGAELYERSSLNHGCRTYPLVPTVPELAAFYEKGSHSTHSDELCYTRYHKPCKLMSHAIVTSTRTPTKSECRQRCSSMRYAGTIPCMSFNYMGTSADDTRHNCWLSDISIQDLRPNLDYTHDDNHVLYTWKDLEPSCGFSTNPLYETNVAPTFKDRGQLSASFPPTLDRSNPQIVFDEKIDGTGSAFRSLSRTSNRLQPKLYGRDYERVDGHETDLGDVGSHNGGDGGGGGGGGGGGVRPSSPDDRFESGVPGASGLDLQFHFHSRTLSTFQRYTVSGHPCRNGTLCQRNEVAGFWSCEIDGNSEYGSWDYCCEPDHKCGFSQGYHYPWCYVGFDHDQWRPCSETYYPYYLSKDHLSFYRQLPAYSARHWPVIYQHETLPSDCAGNVTENESYHD; translated from the exons ATGGACATCGTTTTGCGAGTCGAGGTCGCAAGCTTAACAGAATGCGAGGAACAGTGTTCGCAAAGCAAATCTATTTGCAATTCGTTCACGTTTGG CGTTGGTGCAAAGGGTAATGGTACCTGTGCATCGAGCACACGCATACCGGACCTCGAAGATCTGGTAATCGATCCCGACTACGATGTCTACGTGAAAAAACGACAAAGTTATCCATGGTGTAACGCCGCTCGTTCCTACGGCCGTTTCACCGTCGAATCTGCCGACAGATCGAATACAGAAGGACACGATACACCCGATCGTACCGACGATAGTTCTTCGCGAAAACCGATAAAACCCCTGTCCTCGACGTTCTTTCGCACCTTCTCAACTCCGAG ACTAAAGAGTGATTATGGAAAAGCAAACCATGGATTCGCTGGCGTCGACGATCCACTCGTCGATCGTAACGGACGTTTTCTTCCCAGCGACGACAACCGTAGGGTCTTGGACATTCTCGCCAATAGGAATCAACAGAAATCGTCGAACAATCCTTTCG CGGTGACTTGTCAACGCAAACTAGAACCTGGTAAGAAGACGATGGAACTGCTTGTCGAGCGTGTCGTTGATTGCGAAAGCATGCAGGAGTGTCGTCGCGCGTGCGATCGCGAGAGGACGTTCGACTGTAAAGGTTTCAACTACAG GCACCAGGCAAATGGATCGAAGAGTGCGTGCGAACTGATAGCTACACCATACTTTCGCATGAACGTCGACAAAGACTTTTTAATCGATTCCCGATACGATTACTACGAAAGAAATCGAAATTGTATGCCCTTTGCGGGAAGCGACGCGGAAGATACTTTTCTCCAACGAAACCGACCAACCGGAGCGTGGCCGCGGATCGAACAGGACAACGCGAACGGCGATAGCGATCTCTTCCGGCAGCAGTCTCTTCCTACAGACTTTTCGCGTCATCGAACGATGTATCCATCGATGACGAGCGACCAATTTATTCGGGACTCGTTCGCTAAGCACG AGTTTGGTTTCCGCCGAACCGCAGCTTCCAGTTGGTACGGTAACGAGAGAAATTCGGAAGGTAGCCCTGTTCTTGGCAATTCTTTCCGCGACCACGTCCACGATGGATTTTCAAACGTAAAATCGACGGTATTTCCCGACTACCGTTTAGACGAGAGATCGTTGCAACGCGATACTTTCTATGCACGAGACAACGAACATTCCTCGGAGAAATTCTACAATTACGGCAGCGCGTTCGGATACGACGATAGTTACCACGTGCCTGCTGTTGCGCCCTCGAAAGACTATGGTTTCGGGGATACACGCGACGCGACACCAACCGGACGAAGATGTTTCATTACGTATGCAACCGGCTCGAAGCTCGGTAGACACGTTTTACGAAAGTCTTGCCTCGCGCGCGACCCGAAGCAATGCGAACAACTTTGCCTCGCCGAAACAGCCTTCGTCTGCGGAAGCTTCGCTTACAG ATACAatgtgttaactacaaatcccaCCGACAATTGCTTGTTCAGCGATCTTTCGCATAAAGATATCAGCTCTTACACGGATCTCGAGCCAGATCGAGATTACAACGTCTTCGTACTGGTGGAAGATCCAAATGTTTGCTACTCGAAAGAAGAAACGAGTCACCTGCCCGCGGAAGAATGTTTCTTGAGAGTGAGGAGCGGATTTGGTATACCGGCGGACATAGCGAGAAAGTCAACGTTCGCGCATAATTTGGGAGAGTGTCAGTTTGCCTGTACaatgtcgcaagaatttgtctGTAGAAGCTTCGTCTTTGTTTACGCGACAACGAGACACCGCGAGCGCGGTCCAGAGCGCGGTCGTACCGATCCGAATTGTTTTCTAAGCGATTGGCCATCGGGTAACATCGATCCTGTCGATATGCCCGATATGGATGGCGCTGAACTGTACGAAAGAAGCAGCCTCAACCACGGCTGTAGAACGTATCCTTTGGTACCAACGGTTCCCGAGTTAGCCGCATTCTACGAAAAGGGATCCCATTCGACGCATTCCGACGAACTTTGTTATACTCGGTATCACAAGCCGTGCAAATTAATGTCTCACGCGATAGTGACTTCGACGCGGACTCCTACGAAATCGGAGTGCCGCCAAAGGTGCTCGTCGATGAGATACGCGGGTACGATACCGTGCATGTCGTTCAACTACAT GGGGACTAGCGCCGACGATACCCGACACAATTGTTGGTTGAGCGACATATCCATACAAGACCTAAGACCAAATTTAGACTATACCCACGACGACAACCATGTATTATATACGTGGAAAGATCTCGAACCATCTTGCGGGTTTTCAACGAATCCGCTTTACGAGACGAACGTCGCGCCCACATTCAAAGACCGTGGACAACTGTCGGCGTCGTTTCCTCCCACGTTGGATCGATCGAATCCGCAGATCGTATTCGATGAGAAGATTGACGGGACCGGATCGGCTTTTCGTTCCCTTTCGCGGACAAGTAATCGACTTCAGCCCAAACTGTACGGACGCGATTACGAGCGAGTCGATGGCCACGAGACAGACCTCGGCGACGTCGGCAGCCACAatggtggtgatggtggtggtggtggtggtggtggtggtggtggtgtccGACCATCGTCGCCCGACGATCGTTTCGAGTCTGGAGTGCCCGGAGCGTCTGGGTTAGATCTACAGTTCCACTTTCACT CACGTACACTTTCGACGTTCCAACGGTACACGGTGAGCGGACACCCTTGCAGGAACGGCACGCTTTGTCAACGAAACGAGGTGGCTGGCTTTTGGTCCTGTGAAATCGATGGAAACTCTGAATACGGTAGCTGGGATTATTGTTGCGAACCTGATCACAAATGCGGCTTCTCGCAAGGATATCATTATCCCTG GTGCTACGTAGGTTTCGATCACGACCAATGGCGGCCTTGCAGCGAAACCTATTATCCCTATTATTTATCCAAAGATCATCTTTCGTTCTATCGCCAATTACCAGCGTATTCTGCTCGTCATTGGCCCGTCATCTATCAACACGAAACGTTACCGTCGGACTGCGCTGGCAACGTTACGGAAAATGAAAGCTATCATGATTAG
- the LOC117227714 gene encoding uncharacterized protein LOC117227714 isoform X1, producing MIKRRCALFSFSVVFHLFSILEQCFRFQCLTIDNRIAVLGNDCYARISVGSKLSDMDIVLRVEVASLTECEEQCSQSKSICNSFTFGVGAKGNGTCASSTRIPDLEDLVIDPDYDVYVKKRQSYPWCNAARSYGRFTVESADRSNTEGHDTPDRTDDSSSRKPIKPLSSTFFRTFSTPRLKSDYGKANHGFAGVDDPLVDRNGRFLPSDDNRRVLDILANRNQQKSSNNPFAVTCQRKLEPGKKTMELLVERVVDCESMQECRRACDRERTFDCKGFNYRHQANGSKSACELIATPYFRMNVDKDFLIDSRYDYYERNRNCMPFAGSDAEDTFLQRNRPTGAWPRIEQDNANGDSDLFRQQSLPTDFSRHRTMYPSMTSDQFIRDSFAKHEFGFRRTAASSWYGNERNSEGSPVLGNSFRDHVHDGFSNVKSTVFPDYRLDERSLQRDTFYARDNEHSSEKFYNYGSAFGYDDSYHVPAVAPSKDYGFGDTRDATPTGRRCFITYATGSKLGRHVLRKSCLARDPKQCEQLCLAETAFVCGSFAYRYNVLTTNPTDNCLFSDLSHKDISSYTDLEPDRDYNVFVLVEDPNVCYSKEETSHLPAEECFLRVRSGFGIPADIARKSTFAHNLGECQFACTMSQEFVCRSFVFVYATTRHRERGPERGRTDPNCFLSDWPSGNIDPVDMPDMDGAELYERSSLNHGCRTYPLVPTVPELAAFYEKGSHSTHSDELCYTRYHKPCKLMSHAIVTSTRTPTKSECRQRCSSMRYAGTIPCMSFNYMGTSADDTRHNCWLSDISIQDLRPNLDYTHDDNHVLYTWKDLEPSCGFSTNPLYETNVAPTFKDRGQLSASFPPTLDRSNPQIVFDEKIDGTGSAFRSLSRTSNRLQPKLYGRDYERVDGHETDLGDVGSHNGGDGGGGGGGGGGGVRPSSPDDRFESGVPGASGLDLQFHFHSRTLSTFQRYTVSGHPCRNGTLCQRNEVAGFWSCEIDGNSEYGSWDYCCEPDHKCGFSQGYHYPWCYVGFDHDQWRPCSETYYPYYLSKDHLSFYRQLPAYSARHWPVIYQHETLPSDCAGNVTENESYHD from the exons ATGATCAAACGGAGATGTGCCCTCTTCTCATTCTCGGtcgtatttcatttatttagtaTTCTCGAACAGTGTTTCCGATTCCAGTGTCTAACGATCGATAATCGCATAGCCGTTCTTGGAAATG ATTGTTACGCAAGAATATCCGTCGGGTCCAAGTTATCCGACATGGACATCGTTTTGCGAGTCGAGGTCGCAAGCTTAACAGAATGCGAGGAACAGTGTTCGCAAAGCAAATCTATTTGCAATTCGTTCACGTTTGG CGTTGGTGCAAAGGGTAATGGTACCTGTGCATCGAGCACACGCATACCGGACCTCGAAGATCTGGTAATCGATCCCGACTACGATGTCTACGTGAAAAAACGACAAAGTTATCCATGGTGTAACGCCGCTCGTTCCTACGGCCGTTTCACCGTCGAATCTGCCGACAGATCGAATACAGAAGGACACGATACACCCGATCGTACCGACGATAGTTCTTCGCGAAAACCGATAAAACCCCTGTCCTCGACGTTCTTTCGCACCTTCTCAACTCCGAG ACTAAAGAGTGATTATGGAAAAGCAAACCATGGATTCGCTGGCGTCGACGATCCACTCGTCGATCGTAACGGACGTTTTCTTCCCAGCGACGACAACCGTAGGGTCTTGGACATTCTCGCCAATAGGAATCAACAGAAATCGTCGAACAATCCTTTCG CGGTGACTTGTCAACGCAAACTAGAACCTGGTAAGAAGACGATGGAACTGCTTGTCGAGCGTGTCGTTGATTGCGAAAGCATGCAGGAGTGTCGTCGCGCGTGCGATCGCGAGAGGACGTTCGACTGTAAAGGTTTCAACTACAG GCACCAGGCAAATGGATCGAAGAGTGCGTGCGAACTGATAGCTACACCATACTTTCGCATGAACGTCGACAAAGACTTTTTAATCGATTCCCGATACGATTACTACGAAAGAAATCGAAATTGTATGCCCTTTGCGGGAAGCGACGCGGAAGATACTTTTCTCCAACGAAACCGACCAACCGGAGCGTGGCCGCGGATCGAACAGGACAACGCGAACGGCGATAGCGATCTCTTCCGGCAGCAGTCTCTTCCTACAGACTTTTCGCGTCATCGAACGATGTATCCATCGATGACGAGCGACCAATTTATTCGGGACTCGTTCGCTAAGCACG AGTTTGGTTTCCGCCGAACCGCAGCTTCCAGTTGGTACGGTAACGAGAGAAATTCGGAAGGTAGCCCTGTTCTTGGCAATTCTTTCCGCGACCACGTCCACGATGGATTTTCAAACGTAAAATCGACGGTATTTCCCGACTACCGTTTAGACGAGAGATCGTTGCAACGCGATACTTTCTATGCACGAGACAACGAACATTCCTCGGAGAAATTCTACAATTACGGCAGCGCGTTCGGATACGACGATAGTTACCACGTGCCTGCTGTTGCGCCCTCGAAAGACTATGGTTTCGGGGATACACGCGACGCGACACCAACCGGACGAAGATGTTTCATTACGTATGCAACCGGCTCGAAGCTCGGTAGACACGTTTTACGAAAGTCTTGCCTCGCGCGCGACCCGAAGCAATGCGAACAACTTTGCCTCGCCGAAACAGCCTTCGTCTGCGGAAGCTTCGCTTACAG ATACAatgtgttaactacaaatcccaCCGACAATTGCTTGTTCAGCGATCTTTCGCATAAAGATATCAGCTCTTACACGGATCTCGAGCCAGATCGAGATTACAACGTCTTCGTACTGGTGGAAGATCCAAATGTTTGCTACTCGAAAGAAGAAACGAGTCACCTGCCCGCGGAAGAATGTTTCTTGAGAGTGAGGAGCGGATTTGGTATACCGGCGGACATAGCGAGAAAGTCAACGTTCGCGCATAATTTGGGAGAGTGTCAGTTTGCCTGTACaatgtcgcaagaatttgtctGTAGAAGCTTCGTCTTTGTTTACGCGACAACGAGACACCGCGAGCGCGGTCCAGAGCGCGGTCGTACCGATCCGAATTGTTTTCTAAGCGATTGGCCATCGGGTAACATCGATCCTGTCGATATGCCCGATATGGATGGCGCTGAACTGTACGAAAGAAGCAGCCTCAACCACGGCTGTAGAACGTATCCTTTGGTACCAACGGTTCCCGAGTTAGCCGCATTCTACGAAAAGGGATCCCATTCGACGCATTCCGACGAACTTTGTTATACTCGGTATCACAAGCCGTGCAAATTAATGTCTCACGCGATAGTGACTTCGACGCGGACTCCTACGAAATCGGAGTGCCGCCAAAGGTGCTCGTCGATGAGATACGCGGGTACGATACCGTGCATGTCGTTCAACTACAT GGGGACTAGCGCCGACGATACCCGACACAATTGTTGGTTGAGCGACATATCCATACAAGACCTAAGACCAAATTTAGACTATACCCACGACGACAACCATGTATTATATACGTGGAAAGATCTCGAACCATCTTGCGGGTTTTCAACGAATCCGCTTTACGAGACGAACGTCGCGCCCACATTCAAAGACCGTGGACAACTGTCGGCGTCGTTTCCTCCCACGTTGGATCGATCGAATCCGCAGATCGTATTCGATGAGAAGATTGACGGGACCGGATCGGCTTTTCGTTCCCTTTCGCGGACAAGTAATCGACTTCAGCCCAAACTGTACGGACGCGATTACGAGCGAGTCGATGGCCACGAGACAGACCTCGGCGACGTCGGCAGCCACAatggtggtgatggtggtggtggtggtggtggtggtggtggtggtgtccGACCATCGTCGCCCGACGATCGTTTCGAGTCTGGAGTGCCCGGAGCGTCTGGGTTAGATCTACAGTTCCACTTTCACT CACGTACACTTTCGACGTTCCAACGGTACACGGTGAGCGGACACCCTTGCAGGAACGGCACGCTTTGTCAACGAAACGAGGTGGCTGGCTTTTGGTCCTGTGAAATCGATGGAAACTCTGAATACGGTAGCTGGGATTATTGTTGCGAACCTGATCACAAATGCGGCTTCTCGCAAGGATATCATTATCCCTG GTGCTACGTAGGTTTCGATCACGACCAATGGCGGCCTTGCAGCGAAACCTATTATCCCTATTATTTATCCAAAGATCATCTTTCGTTCTATCGCCAATTACCAGCGTATTCTGCTCGTCATTGGCCCGTCATCTATCAACACGAAACGTTACCGTCGGACTGCGCTGGCAACGTTACGGAAAATGAAAGCTATCATGATTAG
- the LOC117227714 gene encoding uncharacterized protein LOC117227714 isoform X4, which yields MRKSWYRWWLWRWWWSFVLSLVLLPIVQSSTLTRKKADRNDFTPVTCQRKLEPGKKTMELLVERVVDCESMQECRRACDRERTFDCKGFNYRHQANGSKSACELIATPYFRMNVDKDFLIDSRYDYYERNRNCMPFAGSDAEDTFLQRNRPTGAWPRIEQDNANGDSDLFRQQSLPTDFSRHRTMYPSMTSDQFIRDSFAKHEFGFRRTAASSWYGNERNSEGSPVLGNSFRDHVHDGFSNVKSTVFPDYRLDERSLQRDTFYARDNEHSSEKFYNYGSAFGYDDSYHVPAVAPSKDYGFGDTRDATPTGRRCFITYATGSKLGRHVLRKSCLARDPKQCEQLCLAETAFVCGSFAYRYNVLTTNPTDNCLFSDLSHKDISSYTDLEPDRDYNVFVLVEDPNVCYSKEETSHLPAEECFLRVRSGFGIPADIARKSTFAHNLGECQFACTMSQEFVCRSFVFVYATTRHRERGPERGRTDPNCFLSDWPSGNIDPVDMPDMDGAELYERSSLNHGCRTYPLVPTVPELAAFYEKGSHSTHSDELCYTRYHKPCKLMSHAIVTSTRTPTKSECRQRCSSMRYAGTIPCMSFNYMGTSADDTRHNCWLSDISIQDLRPNLDYTHDDNHVLYTWKDLEPSCGFSTNPLYETNVAPTFKDRGQLSASFPPTLDRSNPQIVFDEKIDGTGSAFRSLSRTSNRLQPKLYGRDYERVDGHETDLGDVGSHNGGDGGGGGGGGGGGVRPSSPDDRFESGVPGASGLDLQFHFHSRTLSTFQRYTVSGHPCRNGTLCQRNEVAGFWSCEIDGNSEYGSWDYCCEPDHKCGFSQGYHYPWCYVGFDHDQWRPCSETYYPYYLSKDHLSFYRQLPAYSARHWPVIYQHETLPSDCAGNVTENESYHD from the exons ATGAGGAAATCGTGGTACCGGTGGTGGTTGTGGCGGTGGTGGTGGTCTTTCGTGCTTTCGCTGGTCCTTCTTCCTATCGTTCAAAGTTCAACCTTGACACGGAAGAAAGCTGACAGGAACGATTTCACGC CGGTGACTTGTCAACGCAAACTAGAACCTGGTAAGAAGACGATGGAACTGCTTGTCGAGCGTGTCGTTGATTGCGAAAGCATGCAGGAGTGTCGTCGCGCGTGCGATCGCGAGAGGACGTTCGACTGTAAAGGTTTCAACTACAG GCACCAGGCAAATGGATCGAAGAGTGCGTGCGAACTGATAGCTACACCATACTTTCGCATGAACGTCGACAAAGACTTTTTAATCGATTCCCGATACGATTACTACGAAAGAAATCGAAATTGTATGCCCTTTGCGGGAAGCGACGCGGAAGATACTTTTCTCCAACGAAACCGACCAACCGGAGCGTGGCCGCGGATCGAACAGGACAACGCGAACGGCGATAGCGATCTCTTCCGGCAGCAGTCTCTTCCTACAGACTTTTCGCGTCATCGAACGATGTATCCATCGATGACGAGCGACCAATTTATTCGGGACTCGTTCGCTAAGCACG AGTTTGGTTTCCGCCGAACCGCAGCTTCCAGTTGGTACGGTAACGAGAGAAATTCGGAAGGTAGCCCTGTTCTTGGCAATTCTTTCCGCGACCACGTCCACGATGGATTTTCAAACGTAAAATCGACGGTATTTCCCGACTACCGTTTAGACGAGAGATCGTTGCAACGCGATACTTTCTATGCACGAGACAACGAACATTCCTCGGAGAAATTCTACAATTACGGCAGCGCGTTCGGATACGACGATAGTTACCACGTGCCTGCTGTTGCGCCCTCGAAAGACTATGGTTTCGGGGATACACGCGACGCGACACCAACCGGACGAAGATGTTTCATTACGTATGCAACCGGCTCGAAGCTCGGTAGACACGTTTTACGAAAGTCTTGCCTCGCGCGCGACCCGAAGCAATGCGAACAACTTTGCCTCGCCGAAACAGCCTTCGTCTGCGGAAGCTTCGCTTACAG ATACAatgtgttaactacaaatcccaCCGACAATTGCTTGTTCAGCGATCTTTCGCATAAAGATATCAGCTCTTACACGGATCTCGAGCCAGATCGAGATTACAACGTCTTCGTACTGGTGGAAGATCCAAATGTTTGCTACTCGAAAGAAGAAACGAGTCACCTGCCCGCGGAAGAATGTTTCTTGAGAGTGAGGAGCGGATTTGGTATACCGGCGGACATAGCGAGAAAGTCAACGTTCGCGCATAATTTGGGAGAGTGTCAGTTTGCCTGTACaatgtcgcaagaatttgtctGTAGAAGCTTCGTCTTTGTTTACGCGACAACGAGACACCGCGAGCGCGGTCCAGAGCGCGGTCGTACCGATCCGAATTGTTTTCTAAGCGATTGGCCATCGGGTAACATCGATCCTGTCGATATGCCCGATATGGATGGCGCTGAACTGTACGAAAGAAGCAGCCTCAACCACGGCTGTAGAACGTATCCTTTGGTACCAACGGTTCCCGAGTTAGCCGCATTCTACGAAAAGGGATCCCATTCGACGCATTCCGACGAACTTTGTTATACTCGGTATCACAAGCCGTGCAAATTAATGTCTCACGCGATAGTGACTTCGACGCGGACTCCTACGAAATCGGAGTGCCGCCAAAGGTGCTCGTCGATGAGATACGCGGGTACGATACCGTGCATGTCGTTCAACTACAT GGGGACTAGCGCCGACGATACCCGACACAATTGTTGGTTGAGCGACATATCCATACAAGACCTAAGACCAAATTTAGACTATACCCACGACGACAACCATGTATTATATACGTGGAAAGATCTCGAACCATCTTGCGGGTTTTCAACGAATCCGCTTTACGAGACGAACGTCGCGCCCACATTCAAAGACCGTGGACAACTGTCGGCGTCGTTTCCTCCCACGTTGGATCGATCGAATCCGCAGATCGTATTCGATGAGAAGATTGACGGGACCGGATCGGCTTTTCGTTCCCTTTCGCGGACAAGTAATCGACTTCAGCCCAAACTGTACGGACGCGATTACGAGCGAGTCGATGGCCACGAGACAGACCTCGGCGACGTCGGCAGCCACAatggtggtgatggtggtggtggtggtggtggtggtggtggtggtgtccGACCATCGTCGCCCGACGATCGTTTCGAGTCTGGAGTGCCCGGAGCGTCTGGGTTAGATCTACAGTTCCACTTTCACT CACGTACACTTTCGACGTTCCAACGGTACACGGTGAGCGGACACCCTTGCAGGAACGGCACGCTTTGTCAACGAAACGAGGTGGCTGGCTTTTGGTCCTGTGAAATCGATGGAAACTCTGAATACGGTAGCTGGGATTATTGTTGCGAACCTGATCACAAATGCGGCTTCTCGCAAGGATATCATTATCCCTG GTGCTACGTAGGTTTCGATCACGACCAATGGCGGCCTTGCAGCGAAACCTATTATCCCTATTATTTATCCAAAGATCATCTTTCGTTCTATCGCCAATTACCAGCGTATTCTGCTCGTCATTGGCCCGTCATCTATCAACACGAAACGTTACCGTCGGACTGCGCTGGCAACGTTACGGAAAATGAAAGCTATCATGATTAG